One genomic region from Homalodisca vitripennis isolate AUS2020 chromosome 6, UT_GWSS_2.1, whole genome shotgun sequence encodes:
- the LOC124365248 gene encoding pro-resilin-like — MKVLTNVLALALAVVVVYAEPPVPSYSTTHQDAFSPPPISGPSASYGAPPSAAYGPPSSGRFGGNHRQTQAVLRPSASYGAPSGHGGSGFDSSFGGNSGFRPGGGFGGHKNRGGGARRPSASYGAPSTGYGAPSAGGYDDGSSGPASYKFSYHVQDAASGNDFGHQESREGHQATGMYMVLLPDGRRQIVEYTADESGYHPIVRYEGTATTASGGGYPSGPSGSGGYRY; from the exons ATGAAG GTCCTCACGAATGTTCTGGCGCTAGCTCTCGCCGTGGTTGTAGTGTATGCTGAGCCTCCAGTGCCATCGTACTCCACGACGCACCAGGACGCCTTCTCGCCGCCCCCGATCAGCGGACCCTCGGCATCCTACGGGGCGCCTCCCTCAGCCGCCTATGGTCCTCCGTCTTCAGGGAGGTTCGGCGGCAACCACAGACAGACCCAAGCTGTCCTCAGGCCCAGTGCTAGTTATGGTGCTCCCTCCGGCCATGGAGGCTCCGGGTTCGACAGTTCTTTTGGAGGAAACAGTGGATTTAGACCAGGTGGTGGGTTCGGAGGCCACAAGAACCGCGGAGGAGGTGCTAGGCGGCCATCTGCGTCTTACGGAGCACCGTCCACAGGATACGGCGCACCCTCCGCCGGTGGCTATGACGACGGCAGTTCC GGTCCAGCCAGCTACAAGTTCTCGTACCACGTGCAGGACGCCGCCTCCGGCAACGACTTCGGCCACCAAGAGAGCCGGGAGGGCCACCAAGCCACGGGCATGTACATGGTCCTGCTGCCTGACGGCCGCCGCCAGATAGTCGAGTACACTGCCGACGAGTCTGGATACCACCCCATAGTCAGGTACGAGGGTACAGCGACCACCGCCAGCGGGGGCGGCTACCCCTCCGGACCCAGTGGCTCTGGAGGCTACCGCTACTAG